The following are from one region of the Oryzias latipes chromosome 12, ASM223467v1 genome:
- the cops4 gene encoding COP9 signalosome complex subunit 4 — MAAEVRQELAQLMNSSGSHKDLATKYRQILEKALQLIDADQLESLKAFVEAMVNENVSLVISRQLLTDFCTHLPNLPDGTAKAVYHFTLEKIQPRVISFEEQVASIRQHLATIYEKEGDWRNAAQVLVGIPLETGQKQYNVDYKLDTYLKIARLYLEDDDPVQAEAYINRASLLQNESSNEQLQIHYKVCYARVLDFRRKFIEAAQRYNELSYKSIVHETERLEALKHALNCTILASAGQQRSRMLATLFKDERCQQLAAYGILEKMYLDRIIRGNQLQEFAAMLMPHQKATTADGSSILDRAVIEHNLLSASKLYNNITFEELGALLEIPPAKAEKIASQMITEGRMNGFIDQIDGIVHFETREPLPTWDKQIQSLCFQVNNLLEKIRQAAPEWAAQALEAQMTQ, encoded by the exons ATGGCGGCCGAAGTGAGGCAGGAGCTCGCGCAGCTCATGAACTCCAGTGGATCTCACAAAGATCTGGCGACCAA GTATCGACAGATTCTGGAGAAAGCCCTTCAGCTCATAGATGCGGATCAGCTGGAGTCCTTGAAGGCCTTCGTGGAAGCAA TGGTCAACGAGAACGTCAGCCTCGTCATCTCCAGACAGCTGCTCACCGACTTCTGCACGCATCTGCCCAACTTGCCCGATGGCACCGCCAAAGCCGTCTATCACTTCACCCTGGAGAAGATTCAGCCCAGGGTCATCTCCTTCGAGGAGCAG GTGGCCTCCATCAGACAACATTTAGCAACCATTTATGAGAAGGAGGGAGACTGGAGGAACGCGGCGCAGGTTTTAGTCGGGATTCCTCTGGAAACGGGACAGAA ACAGTATAATGTTGACTATAAGTTGGATACGTACCTGAAGATCGCCCGGCTCTACCTGGAAGACGACGACCCGGTTCAGGCCGAGGCTTACATCAACAGAGCTTCGCTCCTGCAGAACGAATCCTCCAACGAGCAGCTGCAGATCCACTACAAG GTGTGCTACGCCAGGGTTCTGGATTTCAGGAGGAAGTTCATCGAAGCAGCTCAGCGGTACAACGAGTTGTCCTACAAGTCCATCGTCCACGAAACCGAGCGTCTGGAGGCTCTGAAGCACGCCCTGAACTGCACCATCCTGGCCTCCGCAG GACAGCAGCGCTCACGGATGCTGGCCACTCTGTTCAAGGACGAGCGCTGTCAGCAGCTGGCCGCCTACGGCATTCTAGAGAAGATGTACCTGGACCGCATCATCAGGGGTAACCAGCTGCAGGAGTTTGCTGCCATGTTGATGCCTCACCAGAAAGCCACCACCGCTGACG GCTCCAGCATCCTCGACAGAGCTGTGATCGAACACAACCTGCTGTCTGCCAGTAAACTCTACAACAACATTACGTTCGAGGAACTCGGCGCTCTGCTGGAAATTCCACCTGCAAAG GCGGAGAAGATCGCCTCCCAGATGATCACTGAGGGGCGCATGAACGGCTTCATAGACCAGATCGACGGCATCGTTCACTTTGAAA CCCGTGAGCCCCTCCCCACGTGGGACAAACAGATCCAATCCTTATGTTTTCAAGTAAACAACCTCCTGGAGAAGATCCGGCAGGCCGCTCCGGAATGGGCCGCGCAGGCTTTGGAAGCCCAGATGACCCAATAA
- the lin54 gene encoding protein lin-54 homolog isoform X2 codes for MDVVSPELNSLLPDEIMDTEAMEEAPHSQPDSAAVQAEPCYDSTVPMETDVPQTPSVSEDAAPTGNSQTQLTPTDSTLSPSRHSSILISSGPSRLVTLKPGLATSTAPTKTTDSVTGTSMSTGGLQKLTAPFTISSVNHQIILNKVASSQAAEAAKSAGPPPQVIKQEGQKLLVTTIGKSGQPIVLQLPHAASKPGVVQASGDGKAPAPQFKVVTIAGGSELKPVVGSGGNQVTAVQTQQLKTIQIPKKTPVSSAAPIKFIITKTVNSKSLSPQTSVTPVIAGRVVTQTQSPVMPPRTIALSEPHNTNLQNIASKKIAISPLKTPSKVTVVSVASPPSNSSQKSVALPVNVALGQQILAVQQSSAVSPVKVATSQPAAQNVKPVQSVTVGGVGGSQFKTIIPLTTQQNVQQIQVPGSRFHYVRLVTATTSSSPGQPSTSSMQTGKPMVGSTGVRMSVPVVPAPAMKQVVPKPLTSSAQVVATPQTQQRLIMPAIQPNLTNLPLGTVLAPAPGGGNMGYAVLPAQYVAQLQQSPFVTLASSSGFQASSGMQTQAKLPLNGVSAAETTSRPRKPCNCTKSQCLKLYCDCFANGEFCNMCNCNNCFNNLEHETERLKAIKTCLDRNPEAFKPKIGKGKEGESDRRHSKGCNCKRSGCLKNYCECYEAKIMCSSICKCIGCKNFEESPERKTLMHLADAAEVRVQQQTAAKTKLSSQISDLLMRTTPVISSGSGRLPYTFLTKEVVEATCECLLDKARRAEQTDQLTSEAERLILEEFGHCLMNIITSAGKAKADSASINC; via the exons ATGGACGTGGTGTCACCCGAGTTGAACAGCCTCCTTCCTGATGAGATCATGGACACGGAGGCCATGGAGGAGGCGCCTCACTCTCAGCCCGACAGCGCCGCGGTCCAGGCGGAGCCCTGCTACGACTCCACAGTTCCCATGGAAACGGACGTCCCGCAAACTCCCAGCGTCTCCGAAGACGCGGCGCCGACGGGTAACTCCCAAACCCAGCTAACGCCTACGGACTCCACGCTCAGCCCCAGCAGACATTCCTCCATCCTCATTTCCAGCGGCCCGTCGCGCCTGGTCACCCTCAAACCGGGCCTGGCCACCTCCACGGCCCCCACCAAAACCACGGACAGCGTGACCGGGACGAGCATGTCCACGGGCGGCTTACAGAAGCTCACCGCTCCCTTCACCATTTCCTCCGTCAACCATCAGATCATCCTCAACAAGGTGGCCTCGTCTCAAGCTGCGGAGGCTGCAAAGTCTGCGGGGCCGCCGCCGCAGGTCATCAAGCAAGAAGGACAGAAGCTGCTGGTCACGACCATAGGGAAGTCAGGACAGCCGATAGTGCTGCAGCTGCCGCATGCGGCCAGCAAACCCGGCGTGGTCCAGGCCTCAGGAGACGGCAAGGCCCCGGCTCCGCAGTTTAAAGTGGTCACGATTGCTGGGGGGTCAGAACTGAAGCCAGTGGTGGGGAGTGGAGGCAACCAAGTAACCGCAGTGCAAACCCAGCAGCTCAAGACTATACAG ATTCCTAAGAAAACCCCGGTCTCCTCTGCGGCTCCCATCAAGTTCATCATCACCAAAACGGTCAACAGCAAAAGTCTGAGTCCTCAGACGTCCGTCACCCCTGTGATCGCAG GCCGGGTGGTGACGCAGACGCAGTCCCCCGTGATGCCACCCAGAACCATCGCTCTGTCCGAGCCTCACAACACTAACCTGCAGAACATCGCCAGCAAGAAGATCGCCATTTCTCCACTCAAGACTCCCAGCAAG GTTACCGTGGTTTCCGTGGCCTCTCCCCCCTCCAACTCCTCGCAGAAGTCCGTCGCGCTGCCCGTTAACGTGGCGCTCGGCCAGCAGATCCTCGCCGTCCAGCAGTCCTCCGCTGTTTCTCCGGTCAAAGTGGCCACCAGCCAGCCTGCAGCTCAG AACGTCAAACCTGTCCAGTCGGTGACCGTGGGAGGAGTCGGAGGCTCCCAGTTCAAGACCATCATCCCGCTGACCACCCAGCAGAACGTGCAGCAGATTCAGgttccaggaagcaggtttcACTACGTCCGGCTCGTCACGGCGACCACGTCCAGCAGCCCGGGCCAGCCCAGCACCAGCTCCATGCAGACAG GGAAACCCATGGTGGGCAGCACAGGAGTCAGGATGTCGGTCCCTGTCGTTCCAGCTCCAGCCATGAAACAG GTGGTGCCGAAACCTCTAACGTCATCGGCACAGGTGGTGGCGACCCCTCAGACGCAGCAGCGCCTCATCATGCCCGCCATCCAGCCCAACCTCACCAACCTGCCGCTGGGCACCGTCCTGGCTCCGGCCCCCGGAGGCGGGAACATGGGCTACGCCGTCCTCCCCGCTCAGTATGTCGCCCAG CTCCAGCAGTCTCCGTTCGTGACTCTTGCCAGCAGCTCTGGTTTCCAGGCGTCCAGCGGGATGCAGACTCAGGCCAAACTGCCCCTTAAtgg TGTTTCAGCAGCTGAAACCACATCAAGACCAAGGAAACCCTGCAACTGCACAAAGTCTCAGTGTCTCAAACT GTACTGCGACTGCTTTGCAAACGGAGAGTTCTGCAACATGTGCAACTGCAACAACTGCTTCAACAACCTGGAGCACGAGACGGAGCGCCTCAAAGCCATCAAG ACGTGTCTGGACCGAAATCCAGAGGCCTTCAAACCCAAAATCGGTAAAGGGAAGGAGGGCGAGTCCGACCGCCGCCACAGCAAAGGCTGCAACTGCAAGCGGTCGGGCTGCCTGAAGAACTACTGCGAGTGCTACGAG GCAAAGATCATGTGCTCATCCATATGCAAATGCATCGGGTGCAAAAACTTTGAGGAAAGCCCGGAGAGGAAGACGCTGATGCACCTGGCGGACGCAGCAGAAGTGAGGGTTCAGCAGCAGACGGCAGCAAAGACCAAGCTGTCCTCGCAGATCTCAGACCTGCTCATGAGGACCACTCCGGTCATTTCCAGCGGAAGCGGGAG
- the lin54 gene encoding protein lin-54 homolog isoform X1, which yields MDVVSPELNSLLPDEIMDTEAMEEAPHSQPDSAAVQAEPCYDSTVPMETDVPQTPSVSEDAAPTGNSQTQLTPTDSTLSPSRHSSILISSGPSRLVTLKPGLATSTAPTKTTDSVTGTSMSTGGLQKLTAPFTISSVNHQIILNKVASSQAAEAAKSAGPPPQVIKQEGQKLLVTTIGKSGQPIVLQLPHAASKPGVVQASGDGKAPAPQFKVVTIAGGSELKPVVGSGGNQVTAVQTQQLKTIQIPKKTPVSSAAPIKFIITKTVNSKSLSPQTSVTPVIAAGRVVTQTQSPVMPPRTIALSEPHNTNLQNIASKKIAISPLKTPSKVTVVSVASPPSNSSQKSVALPVNVALGQQILAVQQSSAVSPVKVATSQPAAQNVKPVQSVTVGGVGGSQFKTIIPLTTQQNVQQIQVPGSRFHYVRLVTATTSSSPGQPSTSSMQTGKPMVGSTGVRMSVPVVPAPAMKQVVPKPLTSSAQVVATPQTQQRLIMPAIQPNLTNLPLGTVLAPAPGGGNMGYAVLPAQYVAQLQQSPFVTLASSSGFQASSGMQTQAKLPLNGVSAAETTSRPRKPCNCTKSQCLKLYCDCFANGEFCNMCNCNNCFNNLEHETERLKAIKTCLDRNPEAFKPKIGKGKEGESDRRHSKGCNCKRSGCLKNYCECYEAKIMCSSICKCIGCKNFEESPERKTLMHLADAAEVRVQQQTAAKTKLSSQISDLLMRTTPVISSGSGRLPYTFLTKEVVEATCECLLDKARRAEQTDQLTSEAERLILEEFGHCLMNIITSAGKAKADSASINC from the exons ATGGACGTGGTGTCACCCGAGTTGAACAGCCTCCTTCCTGATGAGATCATGGACACGGAGGCCATGGAGGAGGCGCCTCACTCTCAGCCCGACAGCGCCGCGGTCCAGGCGGAGCCCTGCTACGACTCCACAGTTCCCATGGAAACGGACGTCCCGCAAACTCCCAGCGTCTCCGAAGACGCGGCGCCGACGGGTAACTCCCAAACCCAGCTAACGCCTACGGACTCCACGCTCAGCCCCAGCAGACATTCCTCCATCCTCATTTCCAGCGGCCCGTCGCGCCTGGTCACCCTCAAACCGGGCCTGGCCACCTCCACGGCCCCCACCAAAACCACGGACAGCGTGACCGGGACGAGCATGTCCACGGGCGGCTTACAGAAGCTCACCGCTCCCTTCACCATTTCCTCCGTCAACCATCAGATCATCCTCAACAAGGTGGCCTCGTCTCAAGCTGCGGAGGCTGCAAAGTCTGCGGGGCCGCCGCCGCAGGTCATCAAGCAAGAAGGACAGAAGCTGCTGGTCACGACCATAGGGAAGTCAGGACAGCCGATAGTGCTGCAGCTGCCGCATGCGGCCAGCAAACCCGGCGTGGTCCAGGCCTCAGGAGACGGCAAGGCCCCGGCTCCGCAGTTTAAAGTGGTCACGATTGCTGGGGGGTCAGAACTGAAGCCAGTGGTGGGGAGTGGAGGCAACCAAGTAACCGCAGTGCAAACCCAGCAGCTCAAGACTATACAG ATTCCTAAGAAAACCCCGGTCTCCTCTGCGGCTCCCATCAAGTTCATCATCACCAAAACGGTCAACAGCAAAAGTCTGAGTCCTCAGACGTCCGTCACCCCTGTGATCGCAG CAGGCCGGGTGGTGACGCAGACGCAGTCCCCCGTGATGCCACCCAGAACCATCGCTCTGTCCGAGCCTCACAACACTAACCTGCAGAACATCGCCAGCAAGAAGATCGCCATTTCTCCACTCAAGACTCCCAGCAAG GTTACCGTGGTTTCCGTGGCCTCTCCCCCCTCCAACTCCTCGCAGAAGTCCGTCGCGCTGCCCGTTAACGTGGCGCTCGGCCAGCAGATCCTCGCCGTCCAGCAGTCCTCCGCTGTTTCTCCGGTCAAAGTGGCCACCAGCCAGCCTGCAGCTCAG AACGTCAAACCTGTCCAGTCGGTGACCGTGGGAGGAGTCGGAGGCTCCCAGTTCAAGACCATCATCCCGCTGACCACCCAGCAGAACGTGCAGCAGATTCAGgttccaggaagcaggtttcACTACGTCCGGCTCGTCACGGCGACCACGTCCAGCAGCCCGGGCCAGCCCAGCACCAGCTCCATGCAGACAG GGAAACCCATGGTGGGCAGCACAGGAGTCAGGATGTCGGTCCCTGTCGTTCCAGCTCCAGCCATGAAACAG GTGGTGCCGAAACCTCTAACGTCATCGGCACAGGTGGTGGCGACCCCTCAGACGCAGCAGCGCCTCATCATGCCCGCCATCCAGCCCAACCTCACCAACCTGCCGCTGGGCACCGTCCTGGCTCCGGCCCCCGGAGGCGGGAACATGGGCTACGCCGTCCTCCCCGCTCAGTATGTCGCCCAG CTCCAGCAGTCTCCGTTCGTGACTCTTGCCAGCAGCTCTGGTTTCCAGGCGTCCAGCGGGATGCAGACTCAGGCCAAACTGCCCCTTAAtgg TGTTTCAGCAGCTGAAACCACATCAAGACCAAGGAAACCCTGCAACTGCACAAAGTCTCAGTGTCTCAAACT GTACTGCGACTGCTTTGCAAACGGAGAGTTCTGCAACATGTGCAACTGCAACAACTGCTTCAACAACCTGGAGCACGAGACGGAGCGCCTCAAAGCCATCAAG ACGTGTCTGGACCGAAATCCAGAGGCCTTCAAACCCAAAATCGGTAAAGGGAAGGAGGGCGAGTCCGACCGCCGCCACAGCAAAGGCTGCAACTGCAAGCGGTCGGGCTGCCTGAAGAACTACTGCGAGTGCTACGAG GCAAAGATCATGTGCTCATCCATATGCAAATGCATCGGGTGCAAAAACTTTGAGGAAAGCCCGGAGAGGAAGACGCTGATGCACCTGGCGGACGCAGCAGAAGTGAGGGTTCAGCAGCAGACGGCAGCAAAGACCAAGCTGTCCTCGCAGATCTCAGACCTGCTCATGAGGACCACTCCGGTCATTTCCAGCGGAAGCGGGAG
- the plac8 gene encoding placenta-specific gene 8 protein, translating into MAVINQPGKFQPSDFQTDVCDCCDDVKICLCGCFCYLCLGCTIASDMGECCMFGTGYPIRSVYRTRYNIKGSMCNDCLMSLFCPVCSTCQLKRDIKHRKEQGTF; encoded by the exons ATGGCCGTGATCAACCAGCCGGGTAAATTCCAGCCGTCTGACTTCCAGACCGACGTGTGCGACTGCTGCGACGACGTTAAGATCT GCCTGTGCGGCTGCTTCTGCTACCTCTGTCTGGGCTGCACCATCGCCAGCGACATGGGCGAGTGCTGCATGTTTGGCACCGGGTATCCCATCCGCAGCGTCTACCGGACCAGATACAACATCAAG GGTTCCATGTGTAACGACTGCCTGATGTCGCTGTTCTGCCCCGTCTGCTCCACCTGTCAGCTGAAGAGGGACATCAAGCATCGGAAGGAGCAGGGCACCTTTTAA